Genomic DNA from Methanofollis sp. W23:
CGACCGGGTCATAATGGGTGAGTGCCGAGCACGCACGACTCACCTCACGCACCGCGCGCGGCGGATAGTAGACCCCAAGGGGCGGGGCACGCATCACACTTCCGTTCGTCCTGCTCCCTCCGTTTATGATATGCGCAACGGCCGCCGCCTCTTCAAGAGCGCATCCCTCGCGGACCAGGGCAAAGACCGTCCTCGAGGTCGGCCCATAAAACTCAGGCGCCTCCTCATAGGCCCTGACCAGCCTCCCCATGAAGTCCGCGGGGGCATAGCCCCGGCACGAGATGAGAGATTCTACAAGTCCAATCGCCTGGAACGTATCGTCTGTGACCTCGCCTCTCACCATATGATGGACCCCTCCACCACGCATTCCGGTCACCGGGATCTCCGGGGGAAGCATCCCCTCAAGGGGCGCACCCAACGCGTCGCCTACCGCAAGCCCTACAAGGCACCCAGCCGCCCGTGCGAAGTCCAATATAAAGATCACCAATAAACTATATCAACCGCTGAAAAAATGTAATTTTTGAAGTTAGGTGATAGTGTGCAGAAAGAAGAGTTGCTCCATTTACACATGCTCTTGATACACATCAAGAAGTACTATGAGACCACGACCGGAGATGAGGTCTATACCCCTGACTACGATGTGCTCGGCGTCTCCCCCGCCCACATCCACAAGAACAAGATCTCCCACAAGAAAGCGATCCTCGCCCTCGGCGAGGACCTGGTCCACCAGCTGCGCGACGTCACTCCCCACGCCCAGCAGGTGGAAGGGATCCACAAGGCAACCCATAATGAGGGCGTAGCACAAGAGCATTAAGACGGTATGGATAATGTTGACCTCTGTCGGGAGATCATCTCCCGCATCTCTTCTCAACCCTGTGAACCCGCAGACCTCCAGCGAATTAAAATCGCGGTCTGCCGGAAATATCGCGTGAGTTCTATCCCCAAGAACTCCGCGATCCTTGCTGCAGCCACTCCAGACGAAGAGCCCGTGCTGCGCGAGGTCCTCATGGTCAAACCTACCCGGACGATCTCGGGTGTCGCCCCGATCGCGGCGATGACCTCACCGGCCCCCTGTCCGCACGGCAAGTGCCTCCCCTGCCCTGGCGGCCCAGACCACCCCTTTGGTTCGCCGCAGAGTTACACCGGGCAGGAGCCCGCGGCCCTCCGCGGCACCCAGCACGAGTTCGATCCCTATGCCCAGGTCCAGGCCAGGCTCTCGCAGCTCGAGGCCCTGGGCCACCACGTGGACAAGGCCGAACTGATCGTGATGGGCGGGACGATCACCGCACGTCCACGGGAGTATCAGGAATGGTTCGTCCACTCGTGCGTCCACGCCATGAACGAGTACCGCTCAGACGCACACCGTCCCTTTGACCCGGCGACGGTCCTGGAGAAGAACGAGTCGGCGCCGGTGCGGTGCATCGCCACGACCTTCGAGACCCGTCCAGACTGGTGCAGGCGCGAGCATGTCGACGAGATGCTCGGCCTTGGGGTGACCAAGGTCGAACTCGGGGTCCAGCACACCGACGACGCCGTCCTCACCCTCAACCGGCGCGGGTGCACCGTGGCCGACGCGGTCGAGGCAAACCGTCTGTTGCGGGACGCCGGGATCAAGGTCGGGTTTCACATGATGCCAAACCTTCCTGGGAGCGACCTCGAAAATGACCGCGAGATGTTTCGGACGCTCTTTGCAGACGAACGGTTCAGGCCCGACTTTCTCAAGATCTATCCCACCCTGGTGACGCCGGGTTCTGAGATCGAGGGTCTCTGGGAGAAGGGGGAATTCGCCCCGTACCCTGAAGACGACCTGGTGGACCTCGTCGCCTATGCAAAGTCTCTCCTGCCCGAATACGTCCGCCTCCAGCGGGTGCAGCGCGACATCCCGGCGCGGCTGATCGTCGCGGGGTCGCACCACTCCAACTTCAGGCAGCTTGCCCAGCAGCGGTTGCATGAGCAGGGCAGGGAGTGCCGGTGCATCAGGTGCCGCGAGGCCGGGCGGCGCAGACCTTCCGGCGAACCCGGGATGCGGGACTTCGCCTATGGGTGCTGCGGCGGGACCGAACACTTCATCCAGGTCGAGGCCGGCGACGCCCTTATCGGATTTGCGCGCCTGCGCTCTCCAGGCGAAGCGGTCAGGCCCGAACTCGACGGGGCGGCCTTGCTGCGCGAACTCCATGTCTACGGGATGATGGTCCCTCTCGGGACACACGGCCGGGAAGGCGAGTTCCAGCACCGCAATTTCGGCAGAGAACTTCTTGCCAGGGCCGAGGAGACCGCACGCACCGACGGGTTCGAAAAGATCGCCGTCAACAGCGGGGTCGGAGTCAGGCCTTATTACCGGGGTCAGGGCTATGAACGCGAAGGGCCATACATGATAAAGAGACTGCAATGAAACCCGCAACCCTTGAATTCCTCAGCCAACGGTTCAATTGGTATTATCGCGAGCATTACCTCGCCATGCCTCCAGCGCTTCAGCAGCGGGAGTGGGGCTTTGTCTTCTTCGGCCAGGGGCAGGGGATGCGGATGCGCCGCCACCTCGGG
This window encodes:
- a CDS encoding ADP-ribosylglycohydrolase family protein yields the protein MIFILDFARAAGCLVGLAVGDALGAPLEGMLPPEIPVTGMRGGGVHHMVRGEVTDDTFQAIGLVESLISCRGYAPADFMGRLVRAYEEAPEFYGPTSRTVFALVREGCALEEAAAVAHIINGGSRTNGSVMRAPPLGVYYPPRAVREVSRACSALTHYDPVAGECSAFVNQMISEMCRGVTKGRAFVHALARCEHPEVAERLGDFRRWPLDSSLDAVLATHAAVTVFMDSDTFEQTLVRAVNLGGDADTVGAIAGALAGAGYGFSSIPHRWLVGLRHTGRLLALSRGLCAVARE
- a CDS encoding UPF0058 family protein, with the protein product MQKEELLHLHMLLIHIKKYYETTTGDEVYTPDYDVLGVSPAHIHKNKISHKKAILALGEDLVHQLRDVTPHAQQVEGIHKATHNEGVAQEH
- a CDS encoding tRNA uridine(34) 5-carboxymethylaminomethyl modification radical SAM/GNAT enzyme Elp3 gives rise to the protein MDNVDLCREIISRISSQPCEPADLQRIKIAVCRKYRVSSIPKNSAILAAATPDEEPVLREVLMVKPTRTISGVAPIAAMTSPAPCPHGKCLPCPGGPDHPFGSPQSYTGQEPAALRGTQHEFDPYAQVQARLSQLEALGHHVDKAELIVMGGTITARPREYQEWFVHSCVHAMNEYRSDAHRPFDPATVLEKNESAPVRCIATTFETRPDWCRREHVDEMLGLGVTKVELGVQHTDDAVLTLNRRGCTVADAVEANRLLRDAGIKVGFHMMPNLPGSDLENDREMFRTLFADERFRPDFLKIYPTLVTPGSEIEGLWEKGEFAPYPEDDLVDLVAYAKSLLPEYVRLQRVQRDIPARLIVAGSHHSNFRQLAQQRLHEQGRECRCIRCREAGRRRPSGEPGMRDFAYGCCGGTEHFIQVEAGDALIGFARLRSPGEAVRPELDGAALLRELHVYGMMVPLGTHGREGEFQHRNFGRELLARAEETARTDGFEKIAVNSGVGVRPYYRGQGYEREGPYMIKRLQ